The Setaria viridis chromosome 6, Setaria_viridis_v4.0, whole genome shotgun sequence genome contains a region encoding:
- the LOC117860367 gene encoding protein MIZU-KUSSEI 1 — protein sequence MPSLIDYSPAALRSLLRPSSTDERRAKLSGAGAGAGGALGLFKVFKILPMLTTGCKMAAMLGRHKHSRALLADHAPTVTLFGHRRGRLSLAIHEDTRSPPAFLIELPMLAAALHREMATGTVRLALESDTRGVAAAARRRRPLLEEYVWAVYCNGREAGYAIRRKDASDDERHVLRLLRGVSIGAGVLPPPPDGRAAAGATPSAGPDGELTYMRARVERVVGSKDSEAFYMINPDDGGDSAPELSIFFVRNK from the coding sequence ATGCCATCCCTTATCGACTACAGCCCGGCCGCGCTACGGTCGCTGCTCCGGCCGTCGTCCACCGATGAGCGGCGCGCGAAGCTgtccggggccggggcgggggccggcggcgccctgGGGCTCTTCAAGGTGTTCAAGATCCTGCCCATGCTCACCACGGGTTGCAAGATGGCTGCCATGCTGGGGCGGCACAAGCACAGCCGGGCCCTCCTGGCAGACCACGCGCCGACGGTGACGCTGTTCGGGCACCGGCGCGGGCGGCTGAGCCTGGCGATCCACGAGGACACGCGGTCCCCGCCGGCGTTCCTCATCGAGCTGCccatgctcgccgccgcgctgcacCGGGAGATGGCCACGGGCACTGTCAGGCTGGCGCTGGAGAGCGACACGCgcggggtcgccgccgccgcgcggcgcaggcggccgcTGCTGGAGGAGTACGTCTGGGCGGTCTACTGCAACGGGCGCGAGGCCGGGTACGCCATCCGACGCAAGGACGCGTCCGACGACGAGCGTCACGTCCTCCGCCTGCTCCGCGGCGTGTCCATTGGCGCCGgggtgctgccgccgccgcccgacggcagggcggccgcgggcgccacGCCGAGTGCTGGCCCCGACGGCGAGCTCACATACATGCGCGCCCGCGTGGAGCGCGTCGTCGGGTCCAAGGACTCCGAGGCGTTCTACATGATCAACCCCGACGATGGCGGCGATAGCGCGCCGGAGCTAAGCATTTTCTTTGTGAGGAACAAGTGA